In the Candidatus Abawacabacteria bacterium genome, one interval contains:
- a CDS encoding pentapeptide repeat-containing protein: MLDSSQTKKKGLSWANKDLSKQEFQDCIFEQSDFSYADLSYSSLQNVTFISCNLSGINLTNSRLLGVTFNGCKLTGVDFHQCASTLGSPRFSFSQCVVNGCNFSDLKLSKTPFLNSQLENCVFNNTDLTEADFSMTHLSNTLFHSCKLQKSNFITSRNYIVDPTSNTITKAKFSLPEAISLLKFLDIELQ, from the coding sequence ATGCTTGATTCATCGCAAACCAAAAAGAAAGGTCTTAGCTGGGCAAATAAAGACTTAAGCAAACAAGAGTTTCAAGATTGTATCTTCGAACAATCAGATTTCAGTTATGCTGATCTTTCTTATTCAAGCTTACAAAATGTAACTTTTATTTCCTGTAATCTCAGTGGCATTAATTTAACAAACAGTCGGCTATTGGGAGTGACATTTAATGGATGCAAATTAACAGGGGTTGATTTCCATCAATGTGCAAGTACTTTAGGTTCGCCACGGTTTAGCTTTTCTCAATGCGTAGTGAATGGTTGTAACTTCTCTGATCTTAAATTGAGCAAGACTCCTTTTTTGAATTCACAATTAGAAAACTGCGTATTCAATAACACGGATTTAACTGAAGCCGACTTTTCTATGACTCACTTATCTAATACACTTTTTCATAGTTGCAAACTACAAAAAAGCAACTTTATTACCTCTAGAAACTACATTGTCGACCCCACCAGCAATACTATCACCAAGGCAAAGTTCTCTCTTCCAGAGGCTATCTCTTTACTAAAGTTTCTAGATATTGAATTACAGTAG